The DNA window CACCACGCCCACCGCCCAGGCCGACTCCGTGGCCGACCCGGACGCCATCACGCTTTCGGAGGCGCAACTCAATGAGGTCAGCGTGCAGACCACAGCGGTCACCGAACAGCCCGTGACCACGACGCTGCAATTGCCAGCCCGTGTGCGCCCGGGGGCCGACCAGGAGGGCTACGTGACCTCGCTCGTCGACGGTCGCATCGAACGGCTGCGCGCCCGCACCGGGCAGCGCGTGCAGGCTGGTGAGATCATCGCCGACGTGGGGGCGCCCGATCTGAGCGAGATGGTGGCCGATCTCCGGCAGGCCCGCGACGAACTGGACCGCCAGCGGCGGCTGGACGAGCGCGGGGTGGCCATCGAGAAGAACCTGCGCGCCGCCGAGCGGCAGTGGCAGTCCGCCCGGCAGCGGCTGCGCTCCATCGGGGTGCGACCCGACCGCATCGAGTGGGTGGCGACGGGCGAGGAGGACATGACCACGCTTCCGCTCGTCGCTCCTCTTGACGGCGTGGTGCTCGACCGCAGGACGGTTCTTGGCGCTCCCGTGCAGCAGGGGGACAAGCTTTACCACATTGCCGACCTGCAGCCGATCCGCGTGATGGCGGACGTCTTTGAGCGCAACCTGTCGATCGTCCGCGAGGGACAGTCCGTTGTCGTTACGACCCCGATGAATCCGGATCGTGCCTACGAGGGGACCATCGAACAACTGACGCCCCAGGTGGAGGACGAGAGCCGCGCCGCGAGCGCCCGCATCGTGCTCGACAACAGCGACGGCAGCCTGCGGCCCGGCATGTACGCTACCGTGCAGGTGCAGCGGACCGGCAAGGCCCAGTCCGCCATTGCCGCCGATCACCTCCTCACGGACGGCTCCGGCGCCTACGTTCTCGTGCGGGAGGGGCCGCGCACCTTCCGTCGCGTGTACCTGGAGGCCGACGCGGAGGCGGAAGGGACCGTTGCCGTACCGACACTTTCACCTGGGACTGAGATTGTAACGCGGGGCGCCTATCAGATTGTGAGCGCCCTGAATCAGCGGGGGTAGTTGCTGATGAGGAAGTGCTTTCAGAGTGCGCCCTGAATCAGCGGGGGTAGTTGCTGATGAGGAAGTAGTTTCAGACTGTACACTCAATCAACGCGGGTGATCTTTCGCCTGGAGGCGTGGAGCATGAACGATCGTGTCCTCCACGCCCCTCGCCTCTCGCCCCTCACCACTCGATCTTTCTGCGATGTTTGACCGCCTCGTCTCCTCCGTCGTCAAGAACCGGGTGCTCATCCTGCTCCTCATGGCCGTGTTGGTCGGGTGGGGCATCTACAGCTGGCGCCAGGTGCCGGTGGACGCCTACCCGGAGCTCACCAACAACCAGGTGCAGATCCTCACGCGGGTGCCGGGCATGTCGCCGGTCGAGGTGGAGAAGCTGGTGACCTATCCCATCGAGATCAGCATGACCAACCTCGAAGGGGTCCAGGACAACCGCTCGCTCAGTCAGTTTGGCCTCAGCGTGGTGACGCTCGTCTTCGAGGAGGACATGGACCCGTACTTCGTGCGTCGCCTCGTCTCGCAGCGCCTGAACCAGGTGAAGGAAGACCTGCCGGCGAAGGCCCAGCCGTCGCTCGGGCCGCTCTCCACGGCGCTGGGGCAGGTCTACCAGTACGCCCTCGTAGACAAGAAGGACGACGGCCGGACGTACTCGGCCCGCGAGCTGCGGACGATGCAGGACTGGATCCTGGCGCCGGAGCTGCGCACCGTGGAGGGAGTGGTAGAGGCCAACGCACTCGGGGGCTTCGTGAAGCAGTACCACGTGCGCTTCGATCCGGAGCAACTGGTGAACCACGACCTCTCGCTGGACACGGCCTACGAGGCCCTGCGCAACAGCAACCAAAACTCGGGCGGCAACTACATCGTGCGCAACGACCAGCAGTACGTGGTGCGCGGCGTGGGGCGGCTGGGAGCGAAGGGCGGCGACATCATTGAGGACATCGAGAACACCGTCATCACCAGCCGCAACGGGACGCCCATCCTCGTGCGCGACGTGGCGACCGTGCAGGTGGACCACGCCGTGCGGCACGGCGCCGCTTCCGTGAACGGGCGGGGCGAAACGGTCGTCGGCATCGTGATGATGCGGCGCGGGGCCAATGCCCAGCAGGTGGTGAACAACGTGCAGGCCAAGATGGAGGATCTGAAGCAGGCGCTGCCGCCAGGCGTGGGCGTGGAGGTGTTCTACAACCGGAATGAGCTCACAAGCGCGGCCATCTCGACGGTCACCACGAGTCTCCTCATCGGGGGCGTCCTCGTCATCCTGGTGCTGCTCGGCTTCCTGGGCGACTGGCGCTCGGCCCTCATCGTGAGCCTCGTGTTGCCGATGACGGCGCTCGCCACGTTCATTCTGATGAACTACTTCGGCTTCAAGGCCAACCTGATGAGTCTGGGCGGTCTGGCCATCGGCCTCGGGATGTTCGTGGATGGGGCCATCGTGATGGTCGAGAACATCTACCGGCTGCGCGAGCAGGACCCCGACGAGTCGATCGGCCTCATCGTGGTGCGGGCCGGGCGGGAGGTGGCACGGCCCATCGCCTTCTCCGTGGGCGTCGTGATCGCGGTCTTCCTGCCGCTCTTCACGCTCCAGAACCTGGAGGGCCGCATGTTTCGGCCCATGGCGTTTACAGTGTCGTTTGCCCTGATGGCCGCGCTCTTTCTGGCCCTCACGATGGCCCCCGCGCTCAGTTCGTACCTGCTGGCGTCCGTAGGGCAGTCCGACGATAAGGAGGCACCCCCGGTCAACGAAGGCGGAGGAGAAGAGGAAGGGACGCTGCCGGAGAACGGAGCGCCCGCCGGCGGCACCGGATCGACGAACCGGTTTGTGGCGTGGCTGAAGGCCGGCTACGAGCCGCTGCTGGACACGGCCCTCGCGCACCGGTGGAAGACGGTGGGCGTGTCGGTGCTTCTGCTCGGCGTCGGGGCGGGCGTTTTCACGACGCTCGGCACCGAGTTCGCGCCGCCGTTGGAGGAGGGCTCCGTGGCCATCCAGGTGGCGCTGGAGCCGGATGCGGCCCTCGAAACCTCGACCGACGTGCAAACCAAGGTCGAAAACGCTCTGCTGGAGTTTCCCGAAGTCACGAAGGCAGTGAGCAAGACCGGGCGTCCGGCCGTGGCCTTCGACCCGATGGGGCAGAACCTGACGGACATGTTCGTGGGCCTCACGCCGCGCAACACGTGGCGCTTCGACTCGAAAGAGGCCCTCGTGGATTCGCTGCGGGCGCGTGTCAATCAGATTCCCGGGGCCAACTTTGCCTTTACCCAGCCCATCGCCCTTCGCCTCGACGAGATGGTGAGCGGGGCCAAGAGCGAGATCGCGATCAAGATCTTTGGGCCGGACCTCGACGAACTCAAGCGCCTGCAGTCGGCGGTGGCCGACGCGGTGTCCGACATCCGGGGCGCAGCCGACGTGCTGCCCTCGCAAATCGCAGGCTTCGGCTACGTGGAGGTCACCATCCGCCGCGATGATGCGGCCCGATACGGCCTCAACGTGGGCACCATCCAGCGGGCCATCGACATGGCGATTGGGGGCGAGCGTGTGAGCACCATTTTGGAGGGGGACCGCCGCTTCAGCCTCGTCGGCAAGTTTCAGGAGACGTCGCGCGGGTCGGTCGAGTCGATCCGCAACCTGCCGATGCGGACCCCGGACGGAGCGCAGATCCGGCTCCGCGACGTGGCGACCGTCGAGTTGACGGAGGCGCCGGCGGAAGTGAGCCGCGAGCAAGGCGAGCGCAAGATCACGCTGGGCATCAACCTGAGCGGCCGCGACGCCGGGAGCTTCGTGGCGGAGGCGAAAGAGGCCGTGCGCAACGAGGTCTCCTTCCCCGCCGGCTACACGGTGGACTGGGGCGGCCAGTTCGAGAACCAGCAGCGCTCGCGCGAACGGTTGATGCTGATCATGCCCATTACGCTGGCGATCGTGTTCGTGCTGCTGTACATGACGTTCAACTCGATTAGTCAGGCCATCCTCGTCTTCCTCAACATTCCGGTGTCCATCGTCGGGGGCATTCTCCTGCTGTGGGCGATGGGGCTCTACATGAGCGTGCCGGCGTCGGTCGGGTTCATTGCCGTGCTCGGTATTGCGGTGCAGAACGGGGTGGTGATGATCAGCTTCATCGACAACCTGCGGCAGCGGGGGCAGTCGCTCGTGGACGCGGTGCGGGAGGGGGCGCTGTTGCGCCTGCGCCCCATCCTCATGACGACGCTCACCACCCTGCTCGGCTTGCTGCCGCTACTGGTGGCCGAGGGCATTGGGGCCAACGTGCAGCGCCCGCTCGCGGCGGTGGTGGTGGGCGGCATCTTTACGCTGGTGCCCTCCACGCTTCTCCTTCTGCCCATCCTCTACGGCTGGTTCAATCCGGAGACCCGCACCGAGACGGCCATTGCCCGCGAGGTGGAGGCCGGCGAGGAGGCGCAACTGCGGGGGAGTGTGGCTTCGTGAAATTCCACAGTTGGCCCCACATTTCTGACGGCGTAGGGACGCATGGTGTGGGATTATGAAAATAACTGCCGTACGAGGTTACTCTCTTCCTACATTTGTACTTCCTTCCGGCAGGGAGCGTGCATTTTTGGCTTGGATCCAAAAATGCACAAAAAAGATCAAGGCTGTGAAGAAATCGCCTGACACCTTCCTGCACTCCACTGAAATTTCTCAAACTCGCTTACGCTCAGACATGAGAAATTTCGGTCGTTTCGCTCCCGTCGGTGTCCGGGCGGCCATTTCTTCAAGGCCGGAAAAGGTCCCTTTCGGTCCTCAGGGGATGTCCGGCGGATAATCTCATAAAGCCAAACCATGCGTCCCTGTAACATCATGTATTCTTCAGGTTAAGCCCTTTTTACCAGAGCCCGTTCCTGCCATGCAAATGATCATAGCGTACATTCGCCCCATCGTAAAGGACGAGGTGGCCGAGCAGCTCCGGACCCTCAAGGTGCCGGGGGCCAGCCTCTCGCGGGTCGACGGCTTCGGTCGAGAAGCCGATTCGCAGGGACGAGAGTCCTATGGTCCGCAGGTGTCGCCCTACGCCGATATGGTAAAGCTGGAGGTGGTGTGTTCGGACGCCCGGGTGGAGGAGTTGGCGGAGGCCATCGCGGATGAGGCGCAGACGGGACGGCGGGGCGATGGCAAGGTGTTCATTCTGCCGGTGGATCGCATGATCGACATCCGCACGCAGTCCTGGTCGCAGCAGGAGCAGACGATTGAGGGGGAGAAGTAGACCGGCCGCTGGATGTGCGTAATTCCCCGACAGGACGGTGCGTGTTTGACGGGTAGCATGGAAACTGTTCAGCCTCGACATTGCAAAACGATACAGAAATTCGGTTTTAGTTTCCATCCGATTTCCCGTCCCTCTTTTCACCCACAACGTCCCTGACCCCAATGAGTGCTGCACATCTCCATTTGCTATTGAATCACATTCCGCTTCTGGGTCTCATCTTCGGGGCTGCTTTGCTGGCCTACGGCCTATGGCGGAGCCACGAAGATGTCCAAAAAGCGAGTCTCGGATTGCTTGCAGTCGCCGGACTGTCGGCGATCGCTGTATATCTGACCGGAGAGCCCGCAGAAGAGATTATTGAGGGCCTGGCGGGGGTTTCCCACGACGCCATTGAGGCCCATGAGGAGGTTGGTATCTACGCACTCATCGGAGGGCTCGTGACCGGACTCTCAGCCCTCGGC is part of the Salinibacter sp. 10B genome and encodes:
- a CDS encoding efflux RND transporter periplasmic adaptor subunit — protein: MPRSRLPLIAIVALTVALPDCGGNGATTPTAQADSVADPDAITLSEAQLNEVSVQTTAVTEQPVTTTLQLPARVRPGADQEGYVTSLVDGRIERLRARTGQRVQAGEIIADVGAPDLSEMVADLRQARDELDRQRRLDERGVAIEKNLRAAERQWQSARQRLRSIGVRPDRIEWVATGEEDMTTLPLVAPLDGVVLDRRTVLGAPVQQGDKLYHIADLQPIRVMADVFERNLSIVREGQSVVVTTPMNPDRAYEGTIEQLTPQVEDESRAASARIVLDNSDGSLRPGMYATVQVQRTGKAQSAIAADHLLTDGSGAYVLVREGPRTFRRVYLEADAEAEGTVAVPTLSPGTEIVTRGAYQIVSALNQRG
- a CDS encoding P-II family nitrogen regulator, whose product is MIIAYIRPIVKDEVAEQLRTLKVPGASLSRVDGFGREADSQGRESYGPQVSPYADMVKLEVVCSDARVEELAEAIADEAQTGRRGDGKVFILPVDRMIDIRTQSWSQQEQTIEGEK
- a CDS encoding efflux RND transporter permease subunit translates to MFDRLVSSVVKNRVLILLLMAVLVGWGIYSWRQVPVDAYPELTNNQVQILTRVPGMSPVEVEKLVTYPIEISMTNLEGVQDNRSLSQFGLSVVTLVFEEDMDPYFVRRLVSQRLNQVKEDLPAKAQPSLGPLSTALGQVYQYALVDKKDDGRTYSARELRTMQDWILAPELRTVEGVVEANALGGFVKQYHVRFDPEQLVNHDLSLDTAYEALRNSNQNSGGNYIVRNDQQYVVRGVGRLGAKGGDIIEDIENTVITSRNGTPILVRDVATVQVDHAVRHGAASVNGRGETVVGIVMMRRGANAQQVVNNVQAKMEDLKQALPPGVGVEVFYNRNELTSAAISTVTTSLLIGGVLVILVLLGFLGDWRSALIVSLVLPMTALATFILMNYFGFKANLMSLGGLAIGLGMFVDGAIVMVENIYRLREQDPDESIGLIVVRAGREVARPIAFSVGVVIAVFLPLFTLQNLEGRMFRPMAFTVSFALMAALFLALTMAPALSSYLLASVGQSDDKEAPPVNEGGGEEEGTLPENGAPAGGTGSTNRFVAWLKAGYEPLLDTALAHRWKTVGVSVLLLGVGAGVFTTLGTEFAPPLEEGSVAIQVALEPDAALETSTDVQTKVENALLEFPEVTKAVSKTGRPAVAFDPMGQNLTDMFVGLTPRNTWRFDSKEALVDSLRARVNQIPGANFAFTQPIALRLDEMVSGAKSEIAIKIFGPDLDELKRLQSAVADAVSDIRGAADVLPSQIAGFGYVEVTIRRDDAARYGLNVGTIQRAIDMAIGGERVSTILEGDRRFSLVGKFQETSRGSVESIRNLPMRTPDGAQIRLRDVATVELTEAPAEVSREQGERKITLGINLSGRDAGSFVAEAKEAVRNEVSFPAGYTVDWGGQFENQQRSRERLMLIMPITLAIVFVLLYMTFNSISQAILVFLNIPVSIVGGILLLWAMGLYMSVPASVGFIAVLGIAVQNGVVMISFIDNLRQRGQSLVDAVREGALLRLRPILMTTLTTLLGLLPLLVAEGIGANVQRPLAAVVVGGIFTLVPSTLLLLPILYGWFNPETRTETAIAREVEAGEEAQLRGSVAS